A section of the Malus sylvestris chromosome 17, drMalSylv7.2, whole genome shotgun sequence genome encodes:
- the LOC126610622 gene encoding uncharacterized protein LOC126610622 has translation MAMSEGYAIELYFDPALENQVLKAWNVLARRQISTQLIEIESRPHITLFSSPFIEPAKLENVIRTFASKQEPLALSFSSIGSLPNDNNVLFLSPTPSVSLLQFQSQLCEAMKKEGVEIGEEYRTDCWVPYCAVAQEVPKTRMAEAFCVLRDLKLPVAGYAMDIGLVEFSPVRELFSFVLGNTVEA, from the coding sequence ATGGCAATGTCAGAGGGCTACGCAATCGAGCTTTACTTCGATCCAGCCCTCGAAAACCAGGTCTTGAAGGCTTGGAACGTGCTCGCCCGCCGTCAGATTAGTACCCAGCTTATCGAAATCGAATCACGACCTCACATCACCCTCTTCTCAAGTCCCTTTATCGAACCCGCCAAGCTCGAAAACGTGATCAGAACCTTCGCTTCCAAGCAAGAGCCTCTGGCCTTGTCTTTCTCTTCGATCGGGAGCCTCCCAAATGACAACAACGTCCTGTTTCTGTCGCCAACTCCGTCGGTTTCGTTGCTGCAGTTTCAGTCCCAATTGTGTGAGGCAATGAAGAAAGAAGGTGTGGAAATTGGGGAGGAGTATCGCACTGACTGCTGGGTTCCTTACTGTGCTGTCGCTCAGGAAGTACCCAAGACTCGAATGGCGGAGGCATTCTGCGTGTTGCGGGACTTGAAGTTGCCGGTTGCAGGGTATGCCATGGATATTGGATTGGTGGAGTTTTCGCCGGTTCGCGAGCTGTTCTCGTTTGTGCTAGGTAACACAGTGGAAGCATGA
- the LOC126610620 gene encoding xyloglucan O-acetyltransferase 3-like → MSLCTFFPEKSHNYPKRVRGHDGLSRLAPFFVTFLATCTIFSFFLFYSPNPFLISPKQALNNLNSLPNQASIHAAQKDHQAPDHTTIKLLPPPKEEEECDLFKGQWIPDSRGAMYTNSSCATIPESKNCFRNGRRDSDFLNWRWKPDKCELPRFDPKTFLEIVRGKRMAFVGDSVARNHVESLLCLLSQEENPKDIYKDSEDRFRTWYFPRYNFTLMKLWSKYLIAAEEKMVNGSGSGVFDLQLDKVDDVWADQLPELDYAIISGGHWFFRLMYLHEGDKLTGCVYCNKPNVTEYNNSHALRMAFRATFKYIKDCKNCKGGLLTLLRTFAPAHFEGGAWNTGGYCNRTSPLSEGEVDLKRFDWELRSIQVEELERARKEGEMEGRKFRVLDITRAMLMRPDGHPGDHWGNKWMKGYNDCVHWCMPGAVDYWNHFLMEIIRNERGLVS, encoded by the exons ATGAGTCTTTGTActtttttcccagaaaaatccCACAACTATCCCAAAAGGGTGAGAGGCCATGATGGTCTGAGCAGATTGGCTCCTTTCTTTGTCACATTTCTAGCCACATGCACCATTTTCAGCTTCTTCCTATTCTATTCTccaaacccttttttaatttctcCCAAACAGGCCCTTAACAATCTCAATTCTCTTCCAAACCAGGCATCCATTCATGCAGCACAAAAAGACCATCAAGCCCCTGATCACACTACCATCAAGCTCCTCCCCCCACCAA aggaggaggaggagtgtGATTTGTTTAAGGGGCAGTGGATTCCGGATTCGAGAGGAGCAATGTACACGAATTCGAGCTGCGCCACGATTCCGGAATCGAAAAATTGTTTCAGAAACGGGAGGAGGGACAGTGATTTCCTGAACTGGAGATGGAAACCGGACAAGTGTGAGCTTCCGCGGTTTGATCCGAAAACGTTTTTGGAAATTGTTCGGGGAAAGAGAATGGCGTTCGTCGGCGACTCGGTCGCGAGGAACCATGTCGAGTCTCTTCTCTGCCTCTTGTCACAG GAGGAAAACCCTAAAGACATTTACAAGGATTCTGAAGACCGGTTCAGGACATGGTACTTTCCTCGGTACAACTTCACCCTCATGAAATTATGGTCCAAATATCTCATAGCTGCAGAAGAGAAGATGGTTAACGGTTCAGGATCCGGCGTTTTTGATTTGCAACTAGACAAGGTCGACGACGTATGGGCAGACCAGCTCCCGGAGTTAGACTACGCTATAATCTCAGGCGGGCATTGGTTTTTTCGTCTAATGTACCTACACGAAGGTGACAAACTCACCGGATGTGTCTATTGTAACAAACCTAATGTCACCGAATACAACAACAGCCACGCCCTGCGCATGGCGTTTCGAGCTACATTCAAGTACATAAAGGATTGCAAAAACTGCAAGGGAGGCCTCTTGACCTTGTTGAGGACATTTGCGCCGGCACATTTTGAGGGCGGGGCTTGGAACACCGGGGGATACTGCAACAGAACAAGTCCTTTGAGCGAGGGGGAAGTTGATTTAAAACGTTTCGATTGGGAGCTGAGGAGCATTCAGGTTGAGGAGTTAGAAAGAGCAAGAAAAGAAGGGGAGATGGAGGGGAGGAAGTTTAGGGTTTTGGATATAACCCGAGCCATGCTTATGCGACCGGACGGGCATCCCGGAGATCACTGGGGAAACAAGTGGATGAAGGGTTACAACGACTGTGTGCACTGGTGCATGCCAGGCGCTGTTGATTATTGGAACCATTTTTTGATGGAGATTATCCGAAACGAGAGAGGATTAGTTTCTTAG
- the LOC126610613 gene encoding uncharacterized protein LOC126610613: protein MWPVPYSNATTVASDPSTASDSFCKDGRKICVGDCALFKPPQDSLPFIGIIRRLILDKEERLCLGVSWLYRPADVKLSKGVSLEAAPNEVFYSFHKDEIPAASLLHPCKVAFLRKGVELPSGISSFVCRRVYDTENNCLWWLTDKDYINERQEEVDQLLDKTRLEMHGAVQSGGRSPKPLNTSSSTPQIKSGSDSLQNSTSPFSSQVKGKKRERGDQGSEPAAKRERLVKTEDGESGQSRPENMLKSELEKITDKGGLLDIDGVDKFVQLMEAESADKKIDLAGRIMLVDVIAVTDRLDCLGQFIQCKGLCVLDEWLQEVHKGKLGDGSSPKESDKSVDEFLFALLRALEKVPVNLHALQSCNVGKSVNTLRSYRNSEIQKKAKSLVDMWKKRVEAEMNLNETKTGSSRGGVSWPTKHASSEVSQAGSRKTGSSSEVGSKSSTMQPSVSKTPQIKLGSGETVSKSSGSPGSTKLLSISSGNLSKDQNFRTLGAGTSDLPLTPIKEERSSSSSQSQNNSQSSDHARNVGSLYREDARSSSAGSVSASKISGSGSRRRKSSNGVHGSPASGVKKETGPGKACTLSRSLTSEKASTIGVSYEKHPEAPMIDHGNNRLIVRLPNTGRSPARGASGCSFEDPVNRASPPAEKHDNHDQKYKHRSDALHGNRISDVNSDAFHSKEGLSGSEDGNVLPLGSEQNRAGEDGEKQTSKATGSSSKVISRTGKSYEASLSSMNALIESCVKFSEGSGTASPSDDVGMNLLASVAAGEMSKSENVSPSGSPGRNSPVREESFSENDAKLKSVGKETADIQCQPNGGVNSGATELGSALDSLRCKSEARHSLTHLPTNGFDVKVASYGGGDKPAECNANLNCSSNKQQSSDGQSLRADVKPGESCDASVSEPPSCARKEGHLEAEGSNQSHEQGKLRTPNDERTVGSSTPVVSEAASGSVKVEQDIGISTCTSSQVAGENHDVKKDSNSALLTEQKPSAVAGNHSESKEGKSEEAVLCSGSGNTLHVESKGEQTDDIKAAGRTTQTGKETRDISVPDPEDSRDFARDATERNEAFVDCSDLQVSKAESPSIPVKENEQHDKSSKCKQEVIESRGTEERQVSCVNSLGSDTAVKLDFDLNEGFPVDDGCQPEFVKAGDPGTSSSVHFPCPLPFQMSSVSGSFPASITVVAPAKGSFVPPENLMRSTGELGWKGSSTTSAFRPAEPRRNVEASVNATDAPIVDTAFSKQVRLPLDFDLNVPDQRVYEEVVQNSAHVMGFKSDTRDRGSGGLDLDLNRVDESPDVGLLVSNSCRLDIPPLPSRSSLSGGLSNGGVNDSRDFDLNNGPGLDEVGTDTAPCAQHLKTSMPLSTPVSNLRINSPDFGNFSAWFPQGNSYSAITVPPMFPGRGEQSYGAPAGSQRIVCPPTGNASFVPEIYGGSVHPSSTAVPFPPATTFQYPGFPFETSFPLSSNSFSGSAAYMDSSSGGALCFPSMPSQMVGPGGVVSSSYPRPYIMSLPGGSSNVGLDGRKWGSHGLDLNAGPGASETERRAERLPSGMRQLSVPSSQALVEDQLKLFQVGGAVGSALKRKEPDSGLDAVDRIGYKQPSWQ, encoded by the exons ATGTGGCCTGTCCCTTATTCCAACGCCACGACTGTAGCTTCCGACCCCTCTACCGCATCCGATTCCTTCTGCAAA GATGGTCGCAAAATTTGTGTCGGTGACTGTGCACTTTTCAAGCCACCCCAGGATTCCCTACCTTTTATTGGAATAATTCGTAGGCTAATATTAGACAAGGAGGAACGTCTATGTTTAGGTGTAAGTTGGCTTTATCGACCTGCTGATGTAAAGCTTTCCAAAGGGGTCTCTCTAGAAGCTGCCCCAAACGAGGTCTTTTACTCCTTTCACAAGGATGAGATACCTGCTGCATCGTTACTCCATCCGTGTAAAGTCGCATTCCTTCGTAAAGGTGTTGAACTTCCTTCAGGGATATCCTCATTTGTGTGCAGACGAGTGTATGATACTGAGAACAATTGTTTATGGTGGTTAACTGACAAAGACTATATTAAT GAACGACAGGAAGAAGTAGATCAGCTATTAGACAAGACAAGACTAGAAATGCATGGGGCAGTGCAGTCGGGAGGTCGTTCTCCGAAACCCTTGAATACTTCGTCATCAACACCACAGATAAAATCTGGTTCAGATAGTTTACAGAATAGCACATCCCCCTTTTCTTCACAAGTTAAAGGAAAAAAGAGGGAACGAGGAGATCAGGGTTCCGAACCTGCTGCCAAACGAGAACGTTTAGTTAAAACAGAGGATGGAGAGTCTGGTCAGTCCAGACCTGAAAATATGCTAAAGTCTGAGCTTGAAAAAATAACGGACAAAGGAGGTCTACTAGACATAGACGGCGTTGATAAGTTTGTCCAACTTATGGAAGCTGAAAGTGCTGACAAGAAAATAGATTTGGCTGGCCGAATAATGCTTGTTGATGTGATAGCAGTTACTGATAGGTTGGATTGCCTTGGGCAATTTATACAATGCAAGGGTTTGTGTGTATTGGATGAATGGCTCCAAGAAGTTCACAAGGGAAAACTTGGTGATGGTAGTAGCCCAAAAGAAAGTGATAAATCTGTTGATGAAtttctttttgctttgcttCGTGCACTGGAGAAGGTTCCTGTGAATCTTCATGCGCTGCAGTCTTGTAATGTCGGCAAGTCTGTGAATACTTTACGTAGTTACAGAAACTCTGAAATCCAGAAGAAAGCTAAGAGTTTAGTTGATATGTGGAAGAAACGTGTTGAAGCTGAGATGAATTTGAATGAGACAAAGACTGGATCTAGTCGTGGTGGTGTTTCGTGGCCTACAAAGCATGCATCTTCAGAAGTTTCTCAAGCTGGGAGCAGAAAGACTGGAAGTTCCTCTGAGGTTGGCTCAAAAAGCTCTACTATGCAACCTTCTGTGTCTAAAACTCCTCAGATTAAACTTGGCTCTGGAGAAACAGTTTCAAAATCTTCTGGTTCACCTGGGTCAACGAAATTGTTGAGTATATCATCTGGAAATCTTTCAAAGGATCAGAATTTCAGAACGTTAGGTGCTGGAACTTCAGATCTTCCATTGACACCAATTAAGGAGGAAAGGAGCAGCAGTTCTAGCCAGTCTCAGAACAACAGCCAGTCAAGTGATCATGCGAGGAATGTGGGTTCTTTATATAGGGAAGATGCAAGGAGCTCATCTGCCGGTTCAGTTAGTGCGAGCAAAATTTCTGGCAGTGGTTCTCGCCGTCGGAAATCAAGCAATGGCGTTCATGGGTCTCCTGCCTCAGGAGTTAAGAAGGAAACAGGGCCAGGAAAAGCGTGTACCCTTAGTAGAAGTTTGACTTCTGAAAAGGCTTCAACAATTGGAGTATCCTATGAGAAGCATCCTGAAGCGCCCATGATTGACCATGGAAATAACCGACTGATTGTCAGATTGCCAAACACTGGTCGCAGTCCTGCTCGAGGTGCCTCAGGATGTTCTTTTGAAGATCCTGTTAACAGAGCATCTCCTCCTGCAGAAAAGCATGACAACCATGACCAAAAATATAAGCACAGAAGCGATGCCTTGCATGGTAATAGAATATCAGATGTGAATTCAGATGCATTTCACAGCAAAGAGGGATTGTCGGGTTCTGAAGATGGCAATGTGCTACCTCTAGGCAGTGAACAAAATAGGGCTGGTGAGGATGGTGAAAAACAAACATCAAAGGCTACTGGTTCCTCGTCAAAAGTCATTTCAAGGACAGGAAAATCGTATGAAGCATCGTTAAGCTCCATGAACGCTTTAATTGAAAGCTGTGTGAAGTTTTCTGAGGGTAGTGGTACTGCTTCACCTAGTGATGATGTTGGGATGAATTTGCTAGCTAGTGTGGCTGCTGGAGAAATGTCCAAATCTGAGAATGTGTCACCATCAGGTTCTCCTGGGAGGAATTCTCCTGTGCGCGAGGAATCATTCTCAGAAAATGATGCTAAGTTGAAATCAGTGGGCAAAGAAACTGCTGACATCCAATGTCAACCTAATGGAGGGGTCAATAGTGGTGCAACTGAGCTGGGCAGTGCTCTTGACTCATTGCGATGTAAGAGTGAAGCAAGACACTCTCTTACCCACCTGCCAACTAATGGTTTTGATGTTAAAGTTGCTTCATATGGGGGCGGGGATAAACCAGCAGAGTGTAATGCAAATTTGAATTGTTCCTCAAATAAGCAACAAAGTAGCGATGGTCAGTCCTTGAGGGCTGATGTCAAGCCTGGTGAGTCATGTGATGCTTCAGTGTCGGAGCCACCTTCATGTGCTAGAAAAGAAGGTCATTTGGAGGCTGAAGGATCTAACCAGTCTCATGAACAAGGAAAATTGAGGACTCCGAATG ATGAAAGAACTGTCGGGAGCAGTACACCAGTTGTATCTGAAGCAGCCTCCGGGAGTGTAAAAGTTGAACAGGACATTGGAATATCTACTTGCACATCCTCTCAAGTGGCTGGTGAGAACCATGATGTCAAAAAGGATTCAAATAGTGCTCTACTGACAGAGCAGAAACCATCCGCTGTAGCAGGAAATCACTCAGAGTCCAAAGAGGGGAAGAGTGAGGAAGCTGTTCTTTGTTCGGGCTCTGGAAACACTTTACATGTGGAGTCTAAGGGTGAACAGACAGATGACATTAAGGCTGCTGGTCGCACTACACAAACAGGGAAAGAGACACGGGATATTTCTGTGCCAGATCCGGAGGACAGCAGAGATTTTGCTCGGGATGCTACAGAAAGAAATGAGGCTTTTGTTGACTGTTCCGATCTACAGGTTTCCAAGGCAGAGTCACCGTCAATACCTGTTAAAGAAAATGAGCAGCATGACAAGTCTAGTAAGTGTAAGCAAGAAGTTATTGAATCAAGGGGGACAGAGGAACGGCAAGTTTCATGTGTGAATTCCTTGGGGTCAGATACTGCTGTAAAGCTGGACTTTGATTTGAATGAGGGCTTTCCTGTTGATGATGGGTGCCAACCAGAGTTTGTTAAAGCAGGAGATCCTGGAACTTCGTCCTCTGTTCATTTTCCTTGCCCTTTACCTTTTCAAATGTCTTCTGTGTCAGGTAGCTTCCCTGCATCAATTACTGTAGTTGCACCTGCCAAAGGTTCATTTGTACCTCCTGAAAACCTGATGCGGAGTACGGGTGAACTTGGATGGAAAGGATCTTCAACTACCAGCGCATTCCGACCTGCAGAACCCCGAAGGAATGTGGAAGCATCAGTCAATGCAACAGATGCACCTATTGTTGATACTGCTTTCAGCAAACAAGTCCGCCTTCCATTGGACTTTGACTTGAATGTGCCTGATCAGAGAGTTTATGAGGAAGTTGTCCAAAACTCTGCTCATGTAATGGGTTTCAAGTCAGATACTCGTGATCGGGGCTCCggagggcttgatcttgatttgAATAGAGTGGATGAGAGTCCTGATGTTGGGCTGCTTGTAAGCAACAGCTGCAGGTTGGATATACCTCCCTTACCAAGTAGGTCATCATTATCTGGTGGACTATCTAATGGTGGAGTCAACGACTCTAGAGACTTTGATTTAAACAATGGGCCAGGCCTTGATGAAGTGGGCACTGACACAGCTCCGTGCGCCCAGCATTTAAAAACTAGCATGCCGCTTAGTACTCCTGTTTCTAATTTAAGAATAAACAGTCCTGATTTTGGGAACTTCTCGGCATGGTTTCCTCAAGGAAACTCATATTCTGCCATCACAGTCCCTCCCATGTTTCCTGGCAGGGGTGAGCAGAGTTATGGTGCTCCTGCTGGGTCTCAGAGAATTGTGTGTCCTCCCACTGGTAATGCCTCATTTGTTCCTGAAATCTATGGGGGGTCTGTTCATCCATCCTCAACTGCAGTGCCATTTCCTCCTGCTACTACATTTCAATATCCAGGGTTTCCTTTTGAAACCAGTTTTCCTCTGTCATCTAACTCCTTTTCTGGTTCTGCTGCATATATGGATTCATCATCTGGCGGAGCACTTTGCTTCCCCAGCATGCCCTCCCAGATGGTGGGACCGGGTGGCGTAGTTTCATCCTCTTACCCTCGACCCTATATTATGAGCCTTCCCGGTGGTAGCAGTAATGTTGGCCTTGATGGTAGGAAATGGGGTAGTCATGGTCTTGACCTTAATGCTGGGCCTGGAGCTTCAGAAACAGAACGGAGAGCTGAAAGGTTGCCTTCAGGAATGAGACAGCTTTCTGTTCCCAGTTCGCAAGCCCTGGTAGAGGATCAGTTAAAGTTGTTTCAGGTGGGAGGTGCGGTGGGAAGTGCATTGAAGAGAAAGGAACCTGATAGTGGGTTGGATGCTGTTGATCGAATTGGCTATAAGCAGCCTTCATGGCAGTAG